A DNA window from Fervidobacterium sp. contains the following coding sequences:
- the murB gene encoding UDP-N-acetylmuramate dehydrogenase, giving the protein MHNLRRTVLEKLWEYGCDTLLKEELSAHVSFKIGGTVPIFVIPNNVDGLLNAINLIREEGMEFRILGKGTNILPLDGSLPFLVLSTERIDELIVEHDKIHVGAGASFKKLCLVALENELSGLEHAYGLPGSVGGAVYMNAGCYGWETADNILEVTAFDGRKVIKLTKNEINFSYRNSIFKIEKNMVILGATFKFSKGQKEKIKNLMLDTIKKRYEKQPLEYPSAGSVFKRPKPDFYVGTAIESLGLKGFSIGGAQISEKHAGFIINKGNAKAEDVISLIKYIRLKIKERYNIDLETEIEIWE; this is encoded by the coding sequence ATGCATAATTTAAGAAGAACAGTACTTGAAAAACTCTGGGAATATGGTTGTGACACTTTACTTAAAGAAGAGCTTTCTGCACATGTAAGTTTTAAAATTGGTGGTACAGTTCCCATTTTTGTAATTCCCAATAACGTAGATGGACTATTAAATGCAATTAATTTGATAAGAGAAGAAGGAATGGAATTTCGTATTTTGGGTAAAGGAACAAACATTCTTCCCTTAGATGGTTCTTTACCATTTTTGGTACTTTCTACTGAAAGAATAGATGAATTAATTGTTGAACACGATAAAATTCATGTTGGAGCAGGAGCTTCTTTTAAGAAATTGTGTCTCGTAGCGCTTGAAAATGAATTATCCGGTTTGGAGCACGCCTATGGTCTTCCAGGAAGTGTTGGAGGAGCTGTTTATATGAATGCAGGATGTTATGGATGGGAAACGGCTGATAATATCTTGGAAGTCACTGCCTTTGATGGTAGAAAAGTAATAAAACTAACGAAAAATGAAATTAATTTTTCGTACAGAAACAGTATATTCAAAATCGAAAAAAATATGGTAATACTTGGAGCTACATTCAAGTTTTCCAAGGGGCAAAAGGAAAAAATCAAAAATCTTATGTTAGATACGATTAAGAAACGATACGAGAAACAGCCTTTGGAGTACCCAAGTGCGGGTAGTGTTTTTAAAAGACCAAAACCTGATTTTTATGTTGGCACAGCGATTGAATCGCTTGGACTGAAAGGTTTTTCCATAGGAGGGGCGCAGATTTCCGAAAAGCATGCTGGCTTTATAATAAACAAAGGTAATGCAAAGGCTGAAGA